Within the Glycine max cultivar Williams 82 chromosome 12, Glycine_max_v4.0, whole genome shotgun sequence genome, the region attacTATATCAGTTCATTACGATTAGGGACTTCTCATGTAATCTACCAGAAGTTGTTTGACCTAACAAGAAACTAGGAACAATAAACTGCAGGGTTTTCGACAAAAGATTAACTAACtaagattgattgaatattaAGGGTTTCCCAAAGAACCTGGTTGTCACTTGTCACCAGATTAAAGGtcatttactttatttaattcTAGAATAAACAGGACATACAATGCTCTGCTGTCCAATATTTCTGTATGCAGATCAACATGTTTCTATGAATTTAGCAACTAAAATAAAGTGATTAAAACTTTATTCATAAATCTATACAaacattttagtttctttattaAAACAAGAGTCATAGACCATAAATTGCACCTGAACACATGCATCACTCTGCAATAAATGAACTGCGAAAGTAACTTTATCAAAAACATCAGTTTGTAACATTCTTGGATTATATGAAGAGAGGGAGGGTTCTTTCCAGTCTGTCTCTGATCCATCTGAAAAAACTTGGTCAACTAAAGAAGTATTTGTGACATGATCTACTTCATCTACGTTCCTAACATACTGGCGTGAAGCAGACCCAAAGACcctgcatataaataaaattgtaaaaaatactaaatagtaATATTCCTAGAACCTATTTTAAGAGTTTTTATTCTTTATGCCACGCATACCCTTTAGAAAGGCAGTGCAGAAATTAAAATAGTGAAATATTGCAATAACTAAAATAGTAGGGGAAAAAGGGGACCAAAGAAAGCACCAATTCTGAATTTCCGCTAGAAATCCCATAATTTTGCTTGCACTAAATAACAACAAATTACGCCTACAccattcatcaattttttttcctgatacCCCTCTCCTTTTTACTGGACACTTGCCTCTTCAATTGTTTGAAATAccctacacttttttttatccataagatTTGAAAGCAGCTACTAAGAGATTTACAACAACTCAGGTACCTTATTCAAAATCAACTGAGTTAGAAGGCCCTATACTATCTATCTAtgttaagaagaaaaacaagtgaTCATGTGCAATTTCAAGTAAACTCAGGTGTATAATTTGCTGATCAGAGTAATGATATAAAGACACTCATATATCACAAACACTTATATGaaacattgttttctttttatttctctcgTCTTGTCAAATCATACAAGTCATATACCTACACTTCTCTTGGTGTCAAGTAATATATGGgtgtttatgtattttttttacaaataatgcTACAAAAAAGGTTGCTTACTGTTGAAGAGTAATGAGAGCATTTTCAACATCAGAGTCAGAAGGAACGGGCCCAAAAATGgcatcaccatcaccatcatTTTGGGCATGGCTGTCTGGGAAAAAAGACGGTAACGGGGAGAGATTAGGTAACGGGGAGAGATTCATATTATTGTGAGAAGAAGACAAATAGACGTGCTTTAATGATGATTTGATCTTGCGGGTATGACtagaagtagaagaagaaacccTGAGAAGGGATTGTTGCAAACTGCTACTGATACTGTCAGGAGCCCCAAGCCGCCTGCAAAACATTTTCGGTTAGGAGTAAATAACACACACTCGCGCACCCACAGCTTTCCtatattattgttttgtttctaTCTCAACtcaacacacacaaacacaagtgggtttatactttatattagCATGCAATGATCCCGCGAAGAATCACAACAGACAATATTACTTAATCCCTtttatgttatttgttattgGTTCTGTTATGTAACCATCTCAGTATACATAGTATATAGCGGAGAGTTGAACTAACATTAAGTTTGATTGAAACTTAAAGATTATAAATGTAACAGGATTGAAtttgtcaacaaaaaaattctaacagatttaattatattcaactaagaattaaattgtttgcatccttatttattattttaatgtggGTCGTTAATGTATATTTGAATCTGATTTAATCAATAATGAATCTAATTATATTGATGAATACACAGTCACTGGCTTAGTTAGATTTAATATCTAaagaattatattaaatattaaagaaaaattaaaatagttttaaattcaACCCACTATTTTTCCTTTGTtacaagaagaaacaaagattcTCTAAAAAAAGAACAGAAAGGAAATTAATCCCtaggaaaatgaattttcacaGCGTCTGCTTCTAAGCACACTAGAAAATCAGGTGAAGGTTCTTGAAGAATAACCAACTATTCAATAGTTGTAGCACTTAACTTAGGTCCATTCCGAGTGATTTTCTTGTTTTcagtttcaaaattattaaaaattaaatctatgTTTTGAGTTgtcagttttaattttaattttaaattttaaaaatttattgtaaattaaaaatagatagaaTAAGTCTACTATTCTATTTTACAGCGCTTCATTATGAAAGAAATCAtgcaatatgaaaaaatataaaaaaaataatgaaacataatacaaaataattaaaaagtaataaaaaaaattgtacaactGTGTTGCAAGTGCGGCATTTTTGGTTCCCCTCTCTGAGCATGTGTTGCAAGGAAAAAGTTCAACTTTTGAGCCAAAAGCTTACAAATCATAAGAATTTCATTGTTGAACTAAAGGGGGCAGTTAGCTGCTTATGATCTAGGTCAACacattaattaagaatattgtcctttataatttttcatcatCAGATTGATGAATTGGATTTTCTACATAAGCTCTAACAAAATGTTACAATTAGTTTTAAACTATTTCTTTAGAAAAGTAAGGATAGAATtgtctttttaataaaaaaattgatttttcccCTAAAAATAAGGTATTCCCATAACTAAAAGTGAGAGATTAACTCTAGAGAAATAGTCAAAGTGAGTTTTACCTCTCCTAAAATACATAATCGAACCTAAATGAACCATATACTGTTATCATATTCGTTTGTTTTTGTACTACTTTGATTCTGACTGTGATATACCATTTAGTTTAGTATGAAAGAGAAATTTTCACGTTAATATTTCAGCTATGTTCTGTTACCCTTCGAAAGTGGGTTTCTAGAAAATAAATTTGcagttttattaaaatttaatatataccaTTGAACACTAATTGGTTTCTTAGAAGACAGCTTTGATTGGATAATTGTTTTAGAATCACCCATGTTTTCATCTTGGATGTTCAAAATAGCTTatcactcctttttttttttttaaaaaaacaatattgcaTCTGTTTGGTTGTTCTGTTTCAATTGATAATTTCAATACATGTCTATTACCCTATTTATATGTGTAGAACAGATTTGTGATAGAATTGTATACTAATGTTACTTAGATATTTTCCTTCTTGTATGATTATTtatgcatcaacattttttttatatcaacttTTATACTCTAAATGAAGTTTAGGATTGATGAATAAAGATAAGAGAAATTGctatgaaatggaaaagataatgatgTAGATTACTAGAACATAAGGGGAGATGTTCACCACCGTTCATGTCAAGGACTAAgtcaataatttattatgatattattgttattttgattttgatataacaTATCATTATTTCAACTCTTTCACCCAATTGATCAAACAATTATTCTCACTTTAATATTACACTTATTTCAAATGTAGACTTATGATTAAGTCAATAGGACCTTTGTCACAAGATTGACATTTGATAAACAATAATGACCATATGCATACTGTTGTATGCAACAAAGATTTGCTCAATCCAATCATAGTGTCAAGATGAACAACACATAGGAATTTCTATGGGCTAAACAAAGACCATCAAGTCACCTTACACTTAGGAATTTCTATGGGCTAAATAGAGATCATCAAGTCACCTTGACCTATGATGGCCAGAGTGTATCCGTGCTGACCATCTTTAGAAACAGTAGCGATCCAAAATCTTTCCTAAAATGACACTCATTATACCATTAAGTACCAAATTCAGTTACCTTCAAGGTGACGCTGAATCAATATAAAGTCATTTGCAACAACTTGATAAGTTACTCAACAATATACTTAATCAGTGCAAAGGCACATTTATCTGTCAAATCTTTAAATTCTTCTATTTCTCACATGAACTTATTATTAATTCTAGGATGTATCATGtaatatgtattattttatgaaagagAAAAGGTTCACTcacttgattttgaaagatgttGTGGAATGCCGCATTGTATACAATGATtgg harbors:
- the LOC100776909 gene encoding uncharacterized protein; this encodes MFCRRLGAPDSISSSLQQSLLRVSSSTSSHTRKIKSSLKHVYLSSSHNNMNLSPLPNLSPLPSFFPDSHAQNDGDGDAIFGPVPSDSDVENALITLQQVFGSASRQYVRNVDEVDHVTNTSLVDQVFSDGSETDWKEPSLSSYNPRMLQTDVFDKVTFAVHLLQSDACVQRMVKSLSSDKSLWDAVLKNESVRELRSTITAERDRSSNETVDNESPNTKNVFMRISDAAKGKLMEAIQKIMKMMKNLFQSTRHWKYAGKSNLSKDKLRVSVMLSIMIFLMVVVDRFYLI